The Pseudophryne corroboree isolate aPseCor3 chromosome 2 unlocalized genomic scaffold, aPseCor3.hap2 SUPER_2_unloc_4, whole genome shotgun sequence genome includes a window with the following:
- the LOC134983064 gene encoding ecto-ADP-ribosyltransferase 5-like isoform X2, with product MREATVSVSSNPLPLQCYTGTQQLPCKAQVSPNFWRRPPDADAGNRAADTQHSWQPSVISSQKGPFIMNLLFLASVILCPDIVGHADDFPDHCDAEDGGYIAAPKSRAGKKSNTATQTPLQTNSLWPKMECNLLNLDLVPNAFDDQYKGCSEIMETDVMPKVLTQEKALSSVFNTAWNCASVQWNKVKATVHLPSEFRDEFGIAIAVYTTDWPKDNPIYKVFNGNVSLAGRSRGYYMQNFHFKALHFYLTRALQVLKKNSRRRHRVYRGTEDSYHVSEAVLRFGRFTSSSLDIEVAKEYYEGLFFNITTCFGVNIHKISSFPKEREILIPVAEKFHYVGKEGNIYILNSTCELCSYFNCAYLGAI from the exons ATGCGAGAGGCTACAGTATCGGTCTCCAGCAATCCACTTCCTCTCCAGTGTTATACAGGAACCCAGCAACTTCCCTGCAAGGCACAGGTCTCCCCCAACTTCTGGCGCAGGCCCCCAGACGCTGACGCTGGAAACCGAGCAGCTGACACTCAGCACAGCTGGCA ACCATCGGTAATCTCCTCACAGAAGGGACCGTTTATAATGAATCTCCTGTTTCTCGCGTCCGTCATATTGTGCCCAGACATTGTGGGACACGCTGATG ATTTCCCAGATCACTGTGATGCGGAAGATGGCGGTTATATAGCTGCTCCAAAGAGTCGCGCTGGAAAGAAAAGCAATACAGCAACACAGACACCGCTCCAGACCAACAGCTTGTGGCCGAAG ATGGAGTGCAATCTGCTGAATCTGGACTTAGTACCTAACGCGTTTGATGACCAGTACAAGGGGTGCTCAGAAATAATGGAGACAGACGTCATGCCTAAAGTCCTAACTCAGGAGAAGGCCTTGAGCTCTGTGTTTAACACGGCGTGGAATTGCGCCTCGGTGCAGTGGAACAAGGTGAAAGCAACCGTACATCTTCCTAGCGAATTTAGGGATGAATTTGGGATAGCAATCGCTGTCTACACCACAGACTGGCCGAAAGACAACCCAATCTATAAAGTATTTAATGGGAACGTCAGTCTGGCTGGAAGATCTAGAGGATACTACATGCAGAACTTCCACTTTAAGGCACTGCACTTCTATCTGACGAGAGCTCTGCAGGTGCTGAAGAAGAACTCTAGAAGACGGCACCGTGTCTACAGGGGGACGGAGGACTCTTACCACGTGTCAGAAGCCGTCTTGAGGTTCGGGAGGTTCACATCCTCCTCGCTGGACATAGAAGTAGCGAAAGAATATTACGAAGGATTGTTCTTCAACATCACAACTTGCTTTGGTGTCAACATCCACAAAATCTCTTCCTTCCCCAAAGAGCGGGAGATCTTGATCCCTGTGGCGGAGAAGTTCCATTATGTGGGGAAAGAAGGGAACATTTATATCCTGAACAGCACTTGTGAGCTGTGCAGCTACTTCAACTGCGCTTATTTAGGAG CTATCTGA
- the LOC134983064 gene encoding ecto-ADP-ribosyltransferase 5-like isoform X1: MREATVSVSSNPLPLQCYTGTQQLPCKAQVSPNFWRRPPDADAGNRAADTQHSWQPSVISSQKGPFIMNLLFLASVILCPDIVGHADDFPDHCDAEDGGYIAAPKSRAGKKSNTATQTPLQTNSLWPKMECNLLNLDLVPNAFDDQYKGCSEIMETDVMPKVLTQEKALSSVFNTAWNCASVQWNKVKATVHLPSEFRDEFGIAIAVYTTDWPKDNPIYKVFNGNVSLAGRSRGYYMQNFHFKALHFYLTRALQVLKKNSRRRHRVYRGTEDSYHVSEAVLRFGRFTSSSLDIEVAKEYYEGLFFNITTCFGVNIHKISSFPKEREILIPVAEKFHYVGKEGNIYILNSTCELCSYFNCAYLGEEKRSVPECSTAI; encoded by the exons ATGCGAGAGGCTACAGTATCGGTCTCCAGCAATCCACTTCCTCTCCAGTGTTATACAGGAACCCAGCAACTTCCCTGCAAGGCACAGGTCTCCCCCAACTTCTGGCGCAGGCCCCCAGACGCTGACGCTGGAAACCGAGCAGCTGACACTCAGCACAGCTGGCA ACCATCGGTAATCTCCTCACAGAAGGGACCGTTTATAATGAATCTCCTGTTTCTCGCGTCCGTCATATTGTGCCCAGACATTGTGGGACACGCTGATG ATTTCCCAGATCACTGTGATGCGGAAGATGGCGGTTATATAGCTGCTCCAAAGAGTCGCGCTGGAAAGAAAAGCAATACAGCAACACAGACACCGCTCCAGACCAACAGCTTGTGGCCGAAG ATGGAGTGCAATCTGCTGAATCTGGACTTAGTACCTAACGCGTTTGATGACCAGTACAAGGGGTGCTCAGAAATAATGGAGACAGACGTCATGCCTAAAGTCCTAACTCAGGAGAAGGCCTTGAGCTCTGTGTTTAACACGGCGTGGAATTGCGCCTCGGTGCAGTGGAACAAGGTGAAAGCAACCGTACATCTTCCTAGCGAATTTAGGGATGAATTTGGGATAGCAATCGCTGTCTACACCACAGACTGGCCGAAAGACAACCCAATCTATAAAGTATTTAATGGGAACGTCAGTCTGGCTGGAAGATCTAGAGGATACTACATGCAGAACTTCCACTTTAAGGCACTGCACTTCTATCTGACGAGAGCTCTGCAGGTGCTGAAGAAGAACTCTAGAAGACGGCACCGTGTCTACAGGGGGACGGAGGACTCTTACCACGTGTCAGAAGCCGTCTTGAGGTTCGGGAGGTTCACATCCTCCTCGCTGGACATAGAAGTAGCGAAAGAATATTACGAAGGATTGTTCTTCAACATCACAACTTGCTTTGGTGTCAACATCCACAAAATCTCTTCCTTCCCCAAAGAGCGGGAGATCTTGATCCCTGTGGCGGAGAAGTTCCATTATGTGGGGAAAGAAGGGAACATTTATATCCTGAACAGCACTTGTGAGCTGTGCAGCTACTTCAACTGCGCTTATTTAGGAG AGGAAAAGCGCAGCGTTCCGGAATGCAGTACCG CTATCTGA